In Lotus japonicus ecotype B-129 chromosome 5, LjGifu_v1.2, one genomic interval encodes:
- the LOC130721257 gene encoding F-box protein PP2-B10-like has translation MESLPEECIASILSRTTPEDASRLSLVSKTFCSAADSDAVWDRFLPSDFHSIISLSPSLANASSKKALYLALSIHPVIIDDGKKSFQLDMESGKKRYMLGARSLSIALVDDEHHWRWTTLPESRFPEVAMLGIVRRLVFRGMINKICLSPNTQYGSYLVFRNIDAFNVHKVPVLLAINTVGGDFITKLVSLNPDSLQDEAHGRFERLQGPSVRSDDRLEVEMGEFFNAGLEDEEVQMSVLMVYVSTYLIIEGIEIRPKENN, from the exons ATGGAGTCTTTGCCAGAAGAATGCATCGCATCTATTCTATCTCGTACCACTCCAGAGGATGCTTCTAGGCTCTCCCTTGTTTCCAAGACCTTCTGTTCTGCTGCTGATTCCGACGCTGTCTGGGACCGCTTTCTTCCTTCTGATTTTCATTCCATTATTTCCCTATCTCCTTCTCTTGCCAACGCTTCTTCAAAGAAAGCACTCTACCTCGCTCTCTCTATTCACCCTGTCATCATCGACGATGGTAAAAAG AGCTTTCAATTGGACATGGAGAGTGGGAAGAAGCGTTACATGCTTGGTGCCAGATCTCTCTCTATTGCTTTGGTTGACGATGAGCACCACTGGCGCTGGACAACGCTCCCAGAGTCAAG GTTTCCTGAGGTTGCTATGCTTGGGATTGTACGGAGGCTTGTATTTCGTGGGATGATAAACAAAATTTGCTTGTCCCCGAATACCCAGTATGGATCTTATCTTGTGTTTAGGAATATTGATGCCTTTAATGTACATAAAGTTCCTGTGTTGTTAGCAATCAACACCGTAGGTGGTGATTTCATTACCAAATTGGTCAGTTTGAATCCAGACTCATTGCAAGATGAGGCGCACGGCCGATTCGAGAGATTACAAGGTCCGAGTGTGAGAAGTGATGACAGGTTGGAGGTTGAGATGGGTGAGTTCTTCAATGCAGGcctagaagatgaagaagttcAGATGAGTGTTTTGATGGTATATGTTAGTACCTATCTCATTATTGAAGGAATAGAAATTAGGCCTAAGGAAAACAATTAA